One part of the Glycine soja cultivar W05 chromosome 11, ASM419377v2, whole genome shotgun sequence genome encodes these proteins:
- the LOC114374659 gene encoding PI-PLC X domain-containing protein At5g67130-like isoform X2 yields the protein MPMCSRLLDSRTKCRASAPTIFAPLFFSLFLTSSAACFNGNCQVLEACTAATDCGPGLYCGNCPALGRTRPVCTRGQATIVTSLVNGLPFNKYSWIMTHNSFSIVDAPPLPGGVQRLTFYNQEDTVTNQLRNGARGLMLDMYDFENDIWLCHSFRGQCFNFTAFQPAINTLREVEAFLTQNPTEIVTIVIEDYVHTPKGLTNLFRNAGLDKYWFPVSDMPKKGEDWPTVTEMVQVNHRLLVFTSDASKEAEEGIAYQWSYMVENESGDPGVEGGSCPHRKESKPLNSRSASLFLQNYFPTDPVEADSCKEHSVPLVDMVNTCYKAAGNVLPNFLAVNFYMRSDGGGVFDIVDKMNGHSLCGCNTISACQNFGYSWCCII from the exons ATGCCCATGTGCTCGCGTTTGTTGGATTCCCGTACCAAATGCAGAGCCTCAGCCCCTACCATCTTTGCCCCACTCTTCTTCTCCCTCTTCCTCACCTCTTCCGCCGCATGCTTTAATGGAAATTGCCAG GTTCTGGAAGCATGTACAGCTGCCACCGATTGTGGGCCAGGCCTCTATTGCGGCAATTGCCCCGCTTTGGGCAGGACTCGGCCCGTTTGCACCAGAGGCCAAGCCACCATCGTTACATCTCTC GTGAATGGTTTGCCCTTCAACAAGTACTCGTGGATCATGACTCATAATTCGTTCAGCATCGTGGATGCGCCACCTTTGCCTGGAGGAGTTCAGAGACTCACCTTTTACAATCAAGAAGACACTGTTACTAACCAGTTGAGG AATGGAGCGAGAGGATTGATGTTGGATATGTACGACTTCGAGAATGATATCTGGCTTTGTCATTCATTTCGAGGGCAATGCTTCAACTTCACTGCATTT CAACCTGCAATAAATACTTTGAGAGAAGTGGAGGCATTCTTGACTCAAAACCCGACAGAGATCGTCACCATTGTAATTGAGGATTATGTGCATACTCCGAAGGGGTTGACTAATCTATTCAGAAATGCTGGACTTGATAAATATTGGTTTCCTGTGTCTGATATGCCTAAAAAGGGAGAAGATTGGCCCACTGTAACAGAGATGGTTCAAGTGAATCACCGACTTCTTGTTTTCACTTCGGATGCTTCAAAGGAAGCTGAAGAAGGAATAGCTTATCAGTGGTCTTACATGGTTGAGAATGAGT CTGGAGATCCTGGAGTTGAAGGGGGTTCTTGCCCGCATAGAAAAGAATCAAAGCCGCTAAATTCTAGAAGTGCATCACTTTTCTTGCAGAATTACTTTCCAACAGATCCAGTTGAAGCTGACTCATGCAAAGAGCATTCGGTTCCACTTGTTGATATGGTGAACACATGTTACAAAGCTGCAGGGAATGTGTTGCCTAACTTCCTAGCAGTTAATTTTTACATG AGGagtgatggtggtggtgtttttgATATCGTGGATAaaatgaatggccattcattgTGTGGCTGTAATACAATCTCTGCTTGCCAG AATTTTGGGTATAGTTGGTGTTGCATCATTTAA
- the LOC114374659 gene encoding PI-PLC X domain-containing protein At5g67130-like isoform X1, with product MPMCSRLLDSRTKCRASAPTIFAPLFFSLFLTSSAACFNGNCQVLEACTAATDCGPGLYCGNCPALGRTRPVCTRGQATIVTSLVNGLPFNKYSWIMTHNSFSIVDAPPLPGGVQRLTFYNQEDTVTNQLRNGARGLMLDMYDFENDIWLCHSFRGQCFNFTAFQPAINTLREVEAFLTQNPTEIVTIVIEDYVHTPKGLTNLFRNAGLDKYWFPVSDMPKKGEDWPTVTEMVQVNHRLLVFTSDASKEAEEGIAYQWSYMVENESGDPGVEGGSCPHRKESKPLNSRSASLFLQNYFPTDPVEADSCKEHSVPLVDMVNTCYKAAGNVLPNFLAVNFYMRSDGGGVFDIVDKMNGHSLCGCNTISACQEGAPFGSCKNIAVPNTSPVTNTAGSFTGSVQFSRSASPVHSPNCWCFLVFYFLLIAVLL from the exons ATGCCCATGTGCTCGCGTTTGTTGGATTCCCGTACCAAATGCAGAGCCTCAGCCCCTACCATCTTTGCCCCACTCTTCTTCTCCCTCTTCCTCACCTCTTCCGCCGCATGCTTTAATGGAAATTGCCAG GTTCTGGAAGCATGTACAGCTGCCACCGATTGTGGGCCAGGCCTCTATTGCGGCAATTGCCCCGCTTTGGGCAGGACTCGGCCCGTTTGCACCAGAGGCCAAGCCACCATCGTTACATCTCTC GTGAATGGTTTGCCCTTCAACAAGTACTCGTGGATCATGACTCATAATTCGTTCAGCATCGTGGATGCGCCACCTTTGCCTGGAGGAGTTCAGAGACTCACCTTTTACAATCAAGAAGACACTGTTACTAACCAGTTGAGG AATGGAGCGAGAGGATTGATGTTGGATATGTACGACTTCGAGAATGATATCTGGCTTTGTCATTCATTTCGAGGGCAATGCTTCAACTTCACTGCATTT CAACCTGCAATAAATACTTTGAGAGAAGTGGAGGCATTCTTGACTCAAAACCCGACAGAGATCGTCACCATTGTAATTGAGGATTATGTGCATACTCCGAAGGGGTTGACTAATCTATTCAGAAATGCTGGACTTGATAAATATTGGTTTCCTGTGTCTGATATGCCTAAAAAGGGAGAAGATTGGCCCACTGTAACAGAGATGGTTCAAGTGAATCACCGACTTCTTGTTTTCACTTCGGATGCTTCAAAGGAAGCTGAAGAAGGAATAGCTTATCAGTGGTCTTACATGGTTGAGAATGAGT CTGGAGATCCTGGAGTTGAAGGGGGTTCTTGCCCGCATAGAAAAGAATCAAAGCCGCTAAATTCTAGAAGTGCATCACTTTTCTTGCAGAATTACTTTCCAACAGATCCAGTTGAAGCTGACTCATGCAAAGAGCATTCGGTTCCACTTGTTGATATGGTGAACACATGTTACAAAGCTGCAGGGAATGTGTTGCCTAACTTCCTAGCAGTTAATTTTTACATG AGGagtgatggtggtggtgtttttgATATCGTGGATAaaatgaatggccattcattgTGTGGCTGTAATACAATCTCTGCTTGCCAG GAGGGAGCACCTTTTGGATCTTGCAAGAACATTGCTGTACCTAATACAAGTCCAGTGACCAACACAGCTGGAAGCTTTACAGGATCTGTTCAGTTCTCCAGATCAGCTTCACCAGTCCATTCTCCAAATTGCTGGTGTTTCCTCGTGTTTTACTTCCTGCTTATTGCTGTTTTATTGTAA